From the Diospyros lotus cultivar Yz01 chromosome 13, ASM1463336v1, whole genome shotgun sequence genome, one window contains:
- the LOC127788480 gene encoding uncharacterized protein LOC127788480: MESRKSSEQAAPGKKFSTSSRAAQRVGYTRNGTTGGNREFRIVRDNRVNHSISREMRPPLLPCSTLSTEQLISHVSVKGSTGISDNPNSSGSEVMQTVSNPRHSQDTNSSSITRKELQEKELVVPTAVTQLQGSNPHSQPQFATLASNHSVIGLYSSSSDPVHVPSPDTRSAANIGAIRRELGAVGVRCQSSKTSGKPLPAQNSSQHVDQHIFLEQSV; encoded by the exons ATGGAGTCTCGGAAATCCAGTGAGCAGGCAGCTCCAGGGAAGAAATTTAGCACATCTAGTCGTGCAGCTCAAAGAGTAGGCTATACTCGGAATGGTACAACTG GGGGCAACAGGGAATTTCGTATTGTAAGAGACAACCGAGTAAACCATAGTATCTCTAGGGAGATGAGGCCTCCTTTGCTGCCGTGTTCAACATTGTCCACTGAGCAACTGATCTCTCATGTTTCTGTAAAGGG TTCAACCGGGATTTCTGACAATCCAAACTCATCTGGATCTGAAGTTATGCAAACTGTTTCAAACCCTAGGCACTCCCAGGATACCAATTCAAGCAGCATTACTAGGAAAGAATTACAGGAGAAGGAGCTAGTAGTTCCAACTGCTGTTACACAGTTGCAAGGATCTAACCCGCATTCTCAACCACAATTTGCAACTCTGGCATCTAACCACTCAGTCATAGGGTTGTACTCATCTTCTTCAGATCCTGTTCATGTCCCATCTCCTGACACAAGATCTGCTGCTAATATTGGTGCTATTAGGCGTGAACTCGGGGCAGTAGGTGTTCGCTGTCAGTCTTCTAAAACTTCAGGGAAACCTTTGCCTGCACAAAACAGTTCCCAGCACGTCGATCAGCATATCTTTCTTGAGCAATCAGTATAA